The following proteins are co-located in the Flammeovirga kamogawensis genome:
- the speD gene encoding adenosylmethionine decarboxylase, which produces MSFYKGEEIFLGKQLLGELYSCNHIALNNPEDVKVIMEEAALKANATIVQSVFHHFSPHGVSGVVVIQESHFAIHTWPEHNFVSVDFYTCGSTAFPEKAMDYLVEVLQPTSYDLKEVNRGDLHKIEEIADHTANKSLK; this is translated from the coding sequence ATGAGTTTTTATAAAGGAGAAGAAATTTTCTTAGGGAAACAACTTTTAGGCGAATTGTATTCATGTAATCATATTGCTTTAAATAACCCTGAGGATGTAAAGGTAATAATGGAAGAAGCTGCACTAAAGGCAAATGCAACGATTGTGCAGTCTGTTTTTCATCATTTTTCACCACATGGTGTATCAGGAGTTGTTGTGATACAAGAAAGTCATTTTGCCATTCATACGTGGCCTGAACATAATTTTGTTTCTGTAGATTTTTACACATGTGGATCTACAGCTTTTCCAGAAAAAGCAATGGATTATTTAGTTGAGGTATTGCAGCCTACATCTTATGATTTAAAGGAAGTGAATAGAGGTGACCTTCACAAGATTGAAGAAATTGCAGATCATACAGCAAATAAATCGCTTAAATAA